From Amphritea atlantica, a single genomic window includes:
- the hisD gene encoding histidinol dehydrogenase: MTKPEILRLDSQQADFSEQLDKLLAWESVSNKEVNRTVEDILERVKAEGDAAVVEFTNRFDRLSVSSMKELEFTQDDLQQALDNLPEDQHKALTVAAQRVRDYHQRQKGESWQYQEADGTLLGQKVTPMDKAGLYVPGGKASYPSSVLMNAIPAHVAGVEELIMVVPTPDGEVNQLVLAAAALAGVSRAFAIGGAQAIAALAYGTETIPKVDKIVGPGNIFVATAKRAVYGAVGIDMIAGPSEILVICDGHTDPDWIAMDLFSQAEHDEDAQPILISTDGDFLDKVSASIEKLLPTMEREAIISRSLADRAALIKVADLEEAAKVNNRIAPEHLELSVEDPQALLPLIKHAGAIFMGRYTAEALGDYCAGPNHVLPTSGTARFSSPLGVYDFQKRSSLIMFSEEGASEMGKVASVLARGESLTAHARSAEYRIKT; encoded by the coding sequence ATGACCAAACCAGAGATTTTAAGGTTAGACAGTCAGCAGGCTGATTTCAGTGAACAACTGGATAAGTTACTGGCGTGGGAATCGGTTTCCAATAAAGAGGTAAACCGCACAGTCGAGGATATTCTTGAACGGGTTAAAGCTGAGGGTGATGCTGCGGTGGTTGAGTTTACCAACCGTTTTGACCGCCTGAGCGTCAGCTCAATGAAGGAGCTTGAGTTTACTCAGGATGACCTGCAGCAAGCGCTGGATAACCTGCCTGAAGATCAGCATAAAGCACTGACCGTCGCGGCTCAGCGGGTACGTGATTATCATCAGCGTCAGAAGGGTGAGTCCTGGCAATATCAGGAAGCGGACGGTACTTTGCTGGGGCAGAAAGTTACGCCAATGGATAAGGCGGGGCTCTATGTTCCTGGTGGCAAAGCTTCATACCCATCTTCAGTGCTGATGAATGCGATTCCGGCGCATGTGGCCGGAGTTGAAGAACTGATTATGGTGGTGCCAACACCGGATGGTGAGGTTAACCAACTGGTTCTGGCTGCTGCTGCGCTGGCCGGCGTGAGTCGGGCATTTGCCATTGGTGGTGCTCAGGCGATTGCGGCACTGGCGTATGGTACCGAGACGATCCCTAAAGTAGATAAGATTGTTGGCCCGGGTAATATCTTCGTGGCCACTGCGAAACGTGCTGTATATGGTGCGGTGGGTATCGACATGATCGCAGGACCATCAGAAATACTGGTTATCTGTGATGGCCACACCGATCCTGACTGGATCGCGATGGACCTGTTCTCTCAGGCCGAACACGATGAAGATGCTCAGCCTATTCTGATCAGTACCGATGGTGATTTTCTGGATAAAGTCAGCGCCAGCATTGAAAAGCTGCTGCCAACCATGGAGCGGGAAGCGATCATCAGCCGCTCACTGGCTGACCGGGCAGCACTGATTAAAGTGGCTGATCTTGAAGAAGCGGCTAAGGTGAATAACCGCATCGCTCCGGAGCATCTGGAACTCTCTGTAGAGGATCCGCAGGCGTTGCTGCCATTGATAAAGCATGCGGGCGCTATCTTTATGGGGCGCTATACCGCAGAGGCTCTGGGAGACTACTGCGCAGGACCGAATCACGTATTACCCACCTCCGGTACTGCGCGTTTTTCATCTCCGTTAGGGGTATATGATTTCCAGAAACGTTCCTCACTGATCATGTTTTCTGAGGAGGGGGCGTCCGAGATGGGCAAGGTTGCATCGGTATTAGCCCGGGGAGAGAGTCTGACGGCTCATGCCCGCTCAGCGGAATACCGAATCAAGACGTAA